The Conger conger chromosome 15, fConCon1.1, whole genome shotgun sequence genome contains a region encoding:
- the LOC133111866 gene encoding beta-2 adrenergic receptor-like produces the protein MHGQSDRESVKWRPPRPLCGSNASAGSPGTSVHKPRETLLTRLVIGPLDHPPARPGVSSMSGVPGNLSRPWGAEERGGVAGDLNMTAAAFSGPREGASVVPLDGASVAPLSGQSLAPLCSSCCCGLLSHTLAVVFMVSLSFAIIAGNTVTLTVFRLTRHFRTPQGYLKVSLALADMMVGVLVVPFSVYTEVSLMLSSAPPAWYQGGPLSSPGGLRGPWQPCQLIGPLFAGCTFVSISTIFLMTVERSVAILRPLHKDSVVTRRRVLLLIVLSWAGSFLLALAPLVPSDAFALEYNGCSRMCNYVSPPDGDGALLLLFPAFDFTLLGGTLAVNVLSFSSIRRHTRKRKQLSQGSGFGGDAGGGGGGGGGGGWMHRPSFSDIKAAKTIGILTFAFTASFSPIAVFVLGSVVGHTWCTFSFFAFWILTASSCCNVVIYSVRDQRFRKGVLLLFQR, from the exons GAGAAACCCTGCTCACCAGACTGGTCATAGGGCCTTTAGACCACCCCCCTGCTCGGCCAGGGGTCTCCAGCATGTCTGGGGTCCCGGGGAACCTGAGCAGGCCATGGGGGGCAGAGGAACGCGGGGGGGTCGCGGGCGACCTCAACATGACGGCCGCAGCTTTTTCGGGCCCTCGGGAAGGGGCGTCAGTGGTCCCGTTGGACGGGGCTTCAGTGGCCCCGTTGAGTGGACAGTCCCTGGCCCCGCTgtgctcctcctgctgctgtggcctcCTGAGCCACACCCTGGCCGTCGTGTTCATGGTTAGCCTCTCCTTCGCCATCATCGCCGGGAACACGGTCACGCTCACCGTCTTCAGGCTGACGCGGCACTTCCGTACTCCGCAGGGATACCTCAAAG TGTCTCTGGCGCTGGCGGACATGATGGTGGGCGTGCTCGTGGTACCGTTCTCCGTCTACACCGAAGTCTCGCTGATGCTCAGCAGCGCGCCGCCCGCCTGGTACCAGGGCGGGCCCCTGTCCTCGCCGGGCGGGCTCCGGGGCCCCTGGCAGCCCTGCCAGCTGATCGGCCCCTTGTTCGCCGGCTGCACCTTCGTCTCCATCAGCACCATCTTCCTGATGACGGTGGAGCGCAGCGTGGCCATCCTGCGGCCGCTGCACAAGGACTCGGTGGTGACGCGCCGGCGCGTGCTGCTTCTCATCGTCCTGTCCTGGGCGGGCAGCTTCCTGCTGGCGCTGGCGCCCCTGGTGCCGAGCGACGCCTTCGCCCTGGAGTACAACGGCTGCAGCCGCATGTGCAACTACGTGTCCCCGCCGGACGGGGACGgggccctcctgctcctcttcccCGCCTTCGACTTCACGCTGCTGGGCGGCACGCTGGCCGTCAACgtcctgtccttctcctccatCCGCCGCCACACGCGCAAACGCAAGCAGCTGTCGCAGGGCAGCGGCTTTGGCGGAGACgcgggcggaggaggaggaggaggaggaggaggagggtggatGCACAGGCCCTCCTTCTCCGACATCAAGGCGGCCAAGACCATCGGGATCCTGACGTTCGCCTTCACCGCGTCGTTCTCGCCCATCGCCGTGTTCGTGCTGGGCAGCGTGGTGGGCCACACCTGGTGCACCTTCTCCTTCTTCGCCTTCTGGATCCTGACGGCCAGCAGCTGCTGCAACGTGGTCATCTACAGCGTGCGCGACCAGCGCTTCAGGAAGGGGGTGCTGCTTCTGTTTCAGAGGTGA